One region of Wyeomyia smithii strain HCP4-BCI-WySm-NY-G18 chromosome 3, ASM2978416v1, whole genome shotgun sequence genomic DNA includes:
- the LOC129730312 gene encoding uncharacterized protein LOC129730312: MSKLLLLMLVALSVIYAKNCTNKSPFSYHELKHSNHSKRVNATLEAVFNRKGFNFTLMEGYSCRNATGNVYWYHVLLDKDSTRSEVSYLETLNGSKRGRVDYLVYEANKAHYVYRWKIATIK; encoded by the exons ATGAGCAAGCTGCTACTGTTGATGCTGGTTGCCTTGAGCG TGATCTACGCGAAAAACTGCACCAACAAATCGCCTTTTTCGTACCATGAGCTCAAACACTCGAACCATTCGAAGCGAGTCAACGCGACGCTGGAGGCGGTATTCAATCGAAAAGGATTCAATTTTACGTTAATGGAAGGCTACTCGTGCCGCAACGCTACGGGTAACGTTTACTGGTATCACGTGTTGCTGGATAAAGACTCCACCCGATCGGAGGTGTCATATCTTGAAACGCTCAACGGGTCCAAACGAGGCAGGGTTGATTATCTGGTTTATGAAGCTAACAAAGCTCACTACGTGTACCGTTGGAAGATTGCTACAATAAAGTGA